From the genome of Vicia villosa cultivar HV-30 ecotype Madison, WI linkage group LG2, Vvil1.0, whole genome shotgun sequence, one region includes:
- the LOC131649408 gene encoding paired amphipathic helix protein Sin3-like 2: MVVRSLDIEKDPFMPRERDENLAGAEVPFLGANGALMGSTTRKSITNDDANMYLKEINEAFKNEKYKYNEYLRAMKDFQIKRIDIEGLMARVEKLFNGHKELLLKFNNFLPDGFEIKTPSKKPNIPIVKKEDVQKYLEKVKIRFSRQPIVYDMFLDIINMYKNKYKSLEEIYEMVISLFEDHPDLIDEFTEFLL, from the exons atggttgttagatcattagatataGAGAAAGATCCGTTCATGCCTCGAGAAAGGGATGAAAATTTGGCCGGTGCTGAAGTACCATTTCTCGGTGCAAatggagcactaat GGGATCAACTACAAGAAAATCAATAACCAACGATGATGCAAACATGTATCTGAAAGAAATAAATGAGGCATTTAAAAATGAGAAGTATAAGTATAATGAATATCTAAGGGCCATGAAGGATTTTCAGATAAAGAG AATTGATATAGAGGGATTGATGGCTAGAGTGGAGAAATTATTCAATGGCCACAAGGAATTGTTATTGAAATTTAATAACTTTTTACCAGATGGATTTGAAATTAAAACTCCATCGAAGAAGCCAAATATTCCAATAGTGAAAAAAGAAGATGttcaaaaatatttggaaaagGTGAAG ATTCGATTTTCACGTCAACCTATTGTTTATGATATGTTTCTAGACAtaataaatatgtataaaaacaaatataagaGCCTTGAGGAGATTTATGAAATG GTTATTTCACTTTTTGAAGACCACCCAGATCTTATCGATGAATTTACTGAATTTCTTCTATAA